TGGCAAACCAATTTACTCTTTACTTTTTCTTGGCCAGCATTTAAAGGGGcactatttttccttttttgttctCAATAACCTCATCTGCTTAGCTTGTCTACCAATCATTCTCTTTCCCACCTTATCCATTGTCTTCCATCTCTCACCATACAAAGTTTCATTTTCTTCCCTCCCTCCCACTATCATTTACTTCCATATACTTAACAAACAACTCTTCATAAACCAaccatcacaaaaaaaaaaaaaaggtatattcTTGTCATTTTAAAACACTTCCTTACTAATCTTTTTGCATCTTTTGTGTAATaagtattttagttttttgctctcttttttttttttttttttcagataacAATGGCCACACTATCTCCACCGACCATTACTGCTACTTCTACCACTACCATTGCCAGCTCTAGGAGGATGAAGAAGAATGTGAATTACATAACAGGGCTGAACGCTTTCGGTGGGTTGAAGGCTCACAACAGTGTAGCCTCACTAGGCCTTCCTGTATGCACTGAGCAATCCTTTGCAAAGGTTGTGAGCTCCTTAAAAGTTCCATCAAAGAGCAAAGGTAGAGGTGGGGGAGCTCTATCTTCTACCTGTAATGCTGCTGGTGAGATATTCAAGATTGCAGCCATCATGAATGGGCTGACTCTTGTTGGAGTGGCAGTGGGGTTTGTTCTTCTTCGAATTGAAGCTTTTGTTGAAGAGTCTGAGtgaggattttatttttaacaacttctgttgttttatgtttttcttttttcatcaagATTGTAATTCTCTTTAGTCTTTCTTTCAATTGATGTAGAACTGAATTGCTTTTGgatattaaacaaaaacaaaatttgcaaATTGAGCTTCCTTTAAAAACACATATCAAAGAGAAGGATGATAAACAAGTTTCTATTTtggtttgattattattattattattattattattttgagaagaGGTTTGATTAAAGTTTGATGGTAATGAAAAGGGTTTATTTGCTAAGTTCTTATGTTTGCTACTTTAACTGGTATCAATCtgtcattatttaaattctacttgattttttttaaagtatattgttaggtatattttttggttgggttAGTTTGTCGAGTTAGAGGTTGGCATATTAATTAAGGAATGGAATTATAATGTTAAACATGACAAATTATTTGGAATTCGACCAATATTTACTAATTTaatgaatataaatatatatatataattggtttcaaaaaaatatatataattaatacttttttttttagaaaaataactaATACAATTCTAATGGTACACTAGTATCGATCgtaccaaaatattttatttcctaaTCCAATTGAAACGGCCTTTTGTATGGTGTTGACAACATTGTTTGAGACAAGCAACTtgtaattttctaattttataaacCAAGTAATAAATGATTTGAGATTGAGCCGAAGGCCCAGACTAACCAACTTAAAATGGTTGAAGTAGATGATACAATTACTCCATGGCTACCCTCTATACTCTATAGAgagcaaaacttaggtacattTTTATATTAGgttatcaattaaatttaatcatataaattttttttttgagtaaatcaTATAACTTATTGATTAATACAAAACAACCATGTAATGTAACTTATTGGCTTATTAGTCAATGCACTTGTAAAATTATAGCTTCCAAAGCCACgtgattgaattttattggACAACTTAAGGTATAGCAATTAAAGAATTTAAGCTAAGTTTTACTACTCCATGGAAACATAAGTATCAAGGAAGATATAGCCCGAATGTTCCAAAATTCACTCAGGTCTCACTGGTTTGAGTCTCAACAGGCTTGGTACTCAAGCCTATAAAAAACTATAGTAGCAACCTCAGTTGGATTTAGTGAGGGGCAAAAATGATTGGGAAGACAGCTTGAGCAGGAAACCTGAATTCACACCAGgactttgtcatttttttttttttttctctctcttggagTAGTAAATTACACGCAATCAAAATGGGACTTGAACCCACAATCTCACCCTCCAGCTAACCCTTGCAAGGGGAGGCAGTGCCAATTAAGCTAGAGTTCATTGGCCCTTTGTCATTTCATATTTCAAACTAAATGAGTCATAATTGAACTTTGCCCTTCAAATTTTTCCACACACTTCAAGATGAGTATCATCTTAGTAACTAAATAAGTTATATCACATCATATAGTATACCACCGGTATAATGATACAACTCCTGATACAATTATTCATGGGGGCACTACAAATCTGTAGAGATATGCCCCTAGAGTTCACATTTATCAATGGCGACTCTAATTTAATCTATATGTTAAGTGCTCTGTGACCTCAAAAGGTCGTGACTTGCAAGGTTTGACATACTTCAATTGTTATGGATGAGGTTGCTTGAAGCCATCAATTAATACAGGGAGATCCACACCTCTACTGTGAAGTTGTTCATACTCAGTTGATTGTCCCCTTAGGGTGCATTTTCCAGCTAATTTCAAGCAAATACATCCTGTAAATATCAATATTCCAGAAAGCATCCAACTGAATTGCAAATTAGCCAGTGCTTTAGCTCTCATATCAGCCTCATCAGAGTTGCAACTGACTGCTCCAAGCATGTTATCACTGCTAGCCTCAGTCAAAACCATAACACAACCTTTTGGGACAAACTGAGGAGCCCATAGCATAATTCCCATTATCATAAACCAGCAGCCTTGGAGCACAACTGAAATCGAAAGAACAAGAGCTGCAGGAAAACTAGTGGGAAAACAAGTTGCTGCCAGGGCTACTATGAAAGAGATAAACACGATGAGCTGCAATAGCCAATGGTAGTGGCCTTCAAGTCCAACATGGTCAGCAGAGTGGAAATGAAGTAGAAAAAGTTCTTGACCAAAGACAGTGGCTGCAAGGATTCCAACAACTCCAGAGAGGATCTCTAATGAATGAGTCAGCTCTGCAGAAAGGGTAAAACCTGCAAAAATAACCAGGTGGAGGAACATGGTTGCATGCTCAAAGCTGTCAAGCCTGAAAGCAAAACGAAAGAAAGGGTAGTCCAGAACTTGCATAAGTAttgcaaaaactgaaaaacacagGATGAAAATAAGCTCCAAGTGTTTAAGTTTCGATAGAGAGCCACCAAATGGGTACCAAAACCTTATTCTGAAGTTAGCAGGGCCTTTGAGAAAGTAGGCTCTAATTGTGTTGATGGTGTGCCATAGACCTAAGAGAGTGAGTGCCAAACCAGGTACTATGTGCCCAACAAATGTACCCATTGAAGCTCCTGTTTTCAGAGATTGGAGGAGGCTTACCTTTCTGGCAATGCCCACGCAGACCTTAAGTACATGAAGCTATTGCAGATATCTTGCAACCGACAATTCTAAAAGCTGACGCAAGTTCATTGTGATAATCTATTCAAACATTTGGTGCTTGGTGCATGTTGCATGGATTTCCACAAACAAGATTGCATGAAATGACATCCAATTACGTGCACTAATGTAAAAGCTTCAAAGCCTAGTAAGGAAAAAAAGATTGATgctttaacttttttctttttcttttttcctcttgcTACACTGGTCGTGTTATCATATCTTTTACCCTTTTTTGGGGGGTTAGTGGTGACTTAGGACCATGAAAACTGAGTCTTATTGGTAAAAAATGTTGCTGATTTGGGAGGTCATGATAatctttttactattttttaagaatagcaacaataAGCTACACTGAAAGTGAGAGGTAGTCCTCAAAAAGGGAAAGGGAGGAGGGGAATACATTTTAAACCTTATAATTCATGTgctataacaaattaaatgttgtaatttcaaaagtaacaaattaaatcctcAACCTATATTAAGGTTTaccttttaaataaataaacaaaaatcataatttgttacttttgagttttgaagttATAGGGTTTAATTCTAAACTATTGGgattataatgaaatttttccaaaaataaataaataaaagtataccTCTGTTTTCATAGGATGAACCCAAAACCTTATTAAACAAAGAGAActagtttttaattaaaaagattgGCGATTGCTCAGTGTCATTCACTCTTATGTTTACCAAGGTGGGATTCCACTAATGAAATCATATGAGACAACCAGTTTGCTGATAAGGCCCACACCCAACTATTAGAGATTTTGAGAGGACCACGCATGATTTCCCTACTGCATGTAGTGGAAAGAGCAGTGTCTCCAATATATCGCGCCAAATAAGGCTTTCCCCACTTATTAAAGAAATCCAGTGGATCGTATTTGACTAAAGGATTCCATAATGATTGTAAAGCTGTATGATGCTGAATCAGTGAATGGAAAATCCTTGCAATAGGAAAAGCTGATAATTCCTTGGCACCTGGAAAAGAATATGCTATTTGGAACTGTGGCTAAGGAAGTCACGAGAATAGCATTTGAGCAAAAAATTCTTAATCTAACAAAGTTAAGGAATTGCATCAAAGCTTTcactgaaaaaaataataataataaagcaaaaaaaggaaaagcacCCAAAAAGAGTTGGCATCTTTAAGTACTTATATGCTATCATACTTCCAAGATAATGTGAAAACCACTTCAACAACAGAACCATTGTAGTAGGCCTCGTTACATCGACCATTACTTTCACAATAGTTAGTAATTTAGCTTTGGAgatcaaattaataaaaccatTAAGGACCTGGGTAAGTCCTCTAATTACTATTGTCAGACATCATGACTTAGTGACCCCAGAGTTACAGAATAGAAAGCTATAATATTTCTtctattggtaagttacacacccAATGAGTTTTGAACCCACAAGCCACAATCTTAACCTTCCCTTAGAACTTATTAGGGGAGGTGTCAGCTGAGCTAGAGCTCTTTAGCATTACAAAACAGTTATAATTGACAAAGGAAAGTAATATTATAGACTTTACTGCAAAGAAAGatggaaaaatattattttgctgAGTTTTTTCTCTTGCATCTAGGCGTCTAGCATTCAGTCTAGTTAGAGCAATTTTCCACTCTAGAGTTatcacaaaattttgaaaatcttccCAGCTATTGTTTTGCTTTACAAAATCGGTCTCTGTCGAAAGTATGCATGATACTTTATTCCTTTTACAACATCAAGTATATACAACGGTAATATTCAGGGCTGTATGACAAATAAAGGATGCGTATGAAATTAAACACGTTGTATAATCTTACAATGATTCATTTCAGAAGGCAATACTGCTGCTCCATAAACCAGATTCAATTTTTCTGAACTTACTGTTACATATCTAGTCAATGATGTAGACTTACAAGCTCAGCATGTCAACAAGGCAGCGCTCAAAGCAAGAAGTGACCAAAAAAAACCTCTGCTTCTAGAAAACCTATTCCTATGCAAAACTTTTGAACACtgggcagaaaaaaaaaatttaacaatcacCATTTCCCACAGAGTTATCATCTTTGCCAATCCCTTCAATTAAAGAGAGATAGGTGCTGTCATCAGGCGTTATCCCTTTACTTGTCATTTCTCTGAGGAGCTCTTCAGCATGATCGGCTTCTTGGTTTTTGCTTAGACCTTTTATAAGGGCATTGTAAGTAAGAAGTGTGGGATTGAAACCTATACTCAACATCTCATCCCGAACTCTCAATGCATCCTTGATATCACCTCTTCTACTATAGCCACTAATGAGAGTATTGTAACTAATATGATCTGGCTTGATCCCCCTTCTCTTCATCTCATTGAGAAGTTCACGAGCTTCTTCAACTTTCCCCTCCCTACAGTGCCCTTGCATTAATGTATTGTAAGTCACTTCATCAGGAGGAACCTTCATCCTATCCATCTCTTTCAAAAGTGAAAATGCACGGTCCATGCTACCATTAGCACAGTGACCATCAATCAAGGCGTTGAACATTACAAGATCTGGCAACACACCTTTACGTTGTATCCTCTCAAATAAATCATCTGCTTCCTTCATTCTATTGCGTTTACTCAAAACATAAATGAGTGAGGTATAAGTTACCCCTGTAGGCTGAATCCCTTTAGTCATCATCTCATCATGGAGCCTAAAAGCCTTTATTGCATTTCCACATCTGCAATACCCATTAATCAAGATATTATATGTAATGGCATCAGGAACCAAACCTTTCTCTCCCATTTCCTTTATCAAATCATCAGCCTCACTCATTTTAGCCTctaaaaacaatgcatgaattAACAAATTGTAAGTTGACACACTTGGCATTATGCCCTTCCTAACCATCTCATCCCTATAACAAAAAGCCATCTCCAAATTCCCTTTATTGCAATACCCATCAATCAAAGCATTGTATGTCACAGCACTTGGAACCAACCCATTGTCCACCATTTTACCAAGTAGCCCAGATGCCTCCTCAAGTTTTCCCTCCTTACACATCCCACTAATAAGCGAACCATAGGTGTATGAATCTGGTTCAACACCTTTGCCTTTCATGGATTTAACAATCATTTGAGCCACTTCAACCTTCCCTCTAGAACAAAACCCATGTACTAGCGTATTATATGTGACAATATTAGGCTTAATCCCTAAACCCTCCATAAACCCAATAAACTCCTTCGCCTTCTTCAACTTCCCTTCCTTACACAACACATTAATCATTATATTAAATGTATACACGCTCGATTTTATCCTCAACCTAAACATCTCAGCGTACAAAACCCACGCTGCCTGCGTTCTATTCACCTTTGACAACAAACTCAACATATCATTACAAGTTTCAATCTTGGGTACAATACCCTTTTCCTTCATCATATTAAAACACTCAAAAGCCTCATCAGCCCTCTTCAATTCACAGCAAGCCCTGATCAACAAATCAAAAACAATACTACTTCTTATACTCAAACTATCACGGGCAAGCCCCAACTCGTTGAAAATCACTCCAATTGAAGCGATGCCACTAGAAATGGCTTGCTTTAAGAGTTGTATAGTGGCCTTTGGTGATGGGAGGCGGGCAACAATGGCGATGGCAAGGCAACAGGTTTTGATATCAAGATGATGGAACTCAATGTGTGCTATAAACTCAAGAACAAGCTGAGGGGTTTTGTGAAGGTTGAATAGGGTGGTGGAGATTAGAGAGGGAGTGAGGTTTGGcgcaaggtgtttgatcaaatgCCATTGAGAAGATTGGATGGAGTTTTGGATGTAGTTCAGGGTGATTGGTGGAGGGTTCGCCGTGGCATATTGAGGGAGGGTCTGGGTTTGTGAAGAGCTGTTTGGTTGAGGGGTTGAAGAGAAAAGAGCAAGGGAGGGAGATGAATCTATGGGGAAGAGGATGGGCTTGAGCTTGTGGTGTTTGAATGCTTGCAAATTGAGTATTTTGTGGGGAATCATTTTGGCAAGAAGGACAGATGATTCCGAAATCTAAGGGCTGAAACCTAAGCGTGTTTTCAAGACCTGGATGGGCTTCAGTTTACAACTTTCAACCCCTTCTTTTGTTGTTAATAGTCTGACTAGCATTGGCAATACCCATGTTAACTGTGCCTATTGAGTTCTAGGTGGTGATGAGCAATGCATTCCCTGTAAAAGATAAGCATATAATACATCACAatatgaaataataaatatataacacaAGTAAAGGCagtgcaaagaaataaaatttaaacatcaTCCTTTTACCCCATTGACATTGCATGCTACAATGTTAAGAACATTACACTTGCTAAGAAAAAATCATAGATATTACATTTGTCTCGCTCAAAAGTATCGCCTTCAAAAGCATTCGGAAGTCTTACTTCCATACCTATGAACCACATTTCAACTAAAAAAAGGAGTAAATCATAGGAAGACATTAAAAAGAAAGACCAAGTTCATTTCACTTTCTAAAAAGCTCAATTAGATTATACAAAGCACCTATATACCCAACAACCATAGACAAGAGAGAAACCTCAAAAGTTCAATTAACACtgaataaaacataaaacactaACTTTCCCAACTCATCCATTAACACAgactcactaaaaaaaaaaaaaaaaaacagatgcAATGAGGAAATGCTGCATTTTAGccttaaaaagtaaaagaaaagagaaatacaCACCGACTAGTGAAGGCTTGGGGTGGCAAATGGGTGGGCTTGGGTGGGCTTAATTGAGTTGGGTATATAAAACTCATTTATCCATTAAAACCCATTTAACTAATTGTTTTTAACCCAaatccaactcaacccaattattatgggtaaactccaacccacccaattacccaattatcaaaattaccaaaatgcaattaaagtgaaaatgaccaaagtattctaaaatcttcaaaaatgaccaaaataccccaaaatctaaaaattacgaaaatacccctaaaacccaaaaaatgaccaaaatacccccaaaatccaataaaatgaccaaaatacccccgaagcccaaaaaatgaccaaaataccccccgaaacccaaaaattaccaaactaccccgaaacccaaaaaatgaccaaaatacccccaaagtccaaaaaatgaccaaaatacccctgaagtcataaaatgaccaaaatacccccgaaacctaaaaatgaccaaaatacccccaaatgACCATAATGAGATGTTACCTCCTTATTTGACTGTACAAATAGTGGTGAGCTTTTGATTACAACGAAAATTTATCCAGTTCAAATCTATTCATTTGATCCTGAAAGTTTAAATGTGAACTATCGTAGTCGAGATTATGAACCAAAGGCTTACACAGCTAATCTCATGGAGAGCTTAGTTTTACTCAATGAGTAAACCGTAAGGTGGTAATCTTTTGAAATTCATATTGACGGGTAAGGTGTTGTCTCATTTGAAGTTGTTGGAAAGTTTTTGTATATATCAAATTTGTGGATCAAATGAAGTTATTATTGCTGTGTTTGCTTTCCTTATCTATTTGTGAGCTTCACCCTCTATAGCATAACAATGGACCACATAttcattttatcttttgatGTCAACTCTGAAATATTATTTGgccggttttttttttttaagagagaataaTGATTTGGAGTTGCTACAATGCTCTCTAGGTCAAGAGAGCTACTGTAGcaacactaaaaaaatatttagagttTAAAGAGGAAGTTGAAGCTTGTATTTTGTGTGTTTGCCCTCTAGAAATTGGTTTGGACAGCCTAATTGAGATGCTCTAAGAAATGCCAAGAACTAGTGAAAGAGCTCCACATGGTTCTTATTCATGTCACGGCCTTCTAGAGATGAAAACAAATCTGAAGgaagaagaaattgaaatgAAGCAAAAGGCTAAGTTTCTTAGAAGCACAAGAATGAGAAATCAACTCTTCAAGAGAACTCTCTTAGAAACTAGAACTTAGGCTAAAATCTATATTCTCGTCTAAAAACCAAGTAATCTATACATCTCTTGGCTTATTCATAATTGCTAGCTCAACTGCCATAGACTCCAACTAATTATCACATGGCTATTTGCTAACTATTTACTATCCATTTTTGTTATAAGATATTACCTGCTCTAATagattgtaactaactaacagTTAATAAGCTCAATACACGCTAAGGCATGAAGTTACTGCATCATCTAGCCACCCTGTTTTGCTCTTAGTGAACTTACCTGTGACCAAGTCAATGACCTCAACAAAAGCCAATGAACCTAAAAGCCTAACAGATATGTGCTTCTTAAAAAATTCTTCCTCtttaaccaaaccaaaaagtttAGTATGCTCATTCCATAGCACTATAGACTATAGAATGTTTCTTTAAGATAAA
This portion of the Castanea sativa cultivar Marrone di Chiusa Pesio chromosome 7, ASM4071231v1 genome encodes:
- the LOC142643412 gene encoding uncharacterized protein LOC142643412 gives rise to the protein MATLSPPTITATSTTTIASSRRMKKNVNYITGLNAFGGLKAHNSVASLGLPVCTEQSFAKVVSSLKVPSKSKGRGGGALSSTCNAAGEIFKIAAIMNGLTLVGVAVGFVLLRIEAFVEESE
- the LOC142643433 gene encoding uncharacterized protein LOC142643433 — protein: MGTFVGHIVPGLALTLLGLWHTINTIRAYFLKGPANFRIRFWYPFGGSLSKLKHLELIFILCFSVFAILMQVLDYPFFRFAFRLDSFEHATMFLHLVIFAGFTLSAELTHSLEILSGVVGILAATVFGQELFLLHFHSADHVGLEGHYHWLLQLIVFISFIVALAATCFPTSFPAALVLSISVVLQGCWFMIMGIMLWAPQFVPKGCVMVLTEASSDNMLGAVSCNSDEADMRAKALANLQFSWMLSGILIFTGCICLKLAGKCTLRGQSTEYEQLHSRGVDLPVLIDGFKQPHP
- the LOC142643432 gene encoding uncharacterized protein LOC142643432, coding for MIPHKILNLQAFKHHKLKPILFPIDSSPSLALFSSTPQPNSSSQTQTLPQYATANPPPITLNYIQNSIQSSQWHLIKHLAPNLTPSLISTTLFNLHKTPQLVLEFIAHIEFHHLDIKTCCLAIAIVARLPSPKATIQLLKQAISSGIASIGVIFNELGLARDSLSIRSSIVFDLLIRACCELKRADEAFECFNMMKEKGIVPKIETCNDMLSLLSKVNRTQAAWVLYAEMFRLRIKSSVYTFNIMINVLCKEGKLKKAKEFIGFMEGLGIKPNIVTYNTLVHGFCSRGKVEVAQMIVKSMKGKGVEPDSYTYGSLISGMCKEGKLEEASGLLGKMVDNGLVPSAVTYNALIDGYCNKGNLEMAFCYRDEMVRKGIMPSVSTYNLLIHALFLEAKMSEADDLIKEMGEKGLVPDAITYNILINGYCRCGNAIKAFRLHDEMMTKGIQPTGVTYTSLIYVLSKRNRMKEADDLFERIQRKGVLPDLVMFNALIDGHCANGSMDRAFSLLKEMDRMKVPPDEVTYNTLMQGHCREGKVEEARELLNEMKRRGIKPDHISYNTLISGYSRRGDIKDALRVRDEMLSIGFNPTLLTYNALIKGLSKNQEADHAEELLREMTSKGITPDDSTYLSLIEGIGKDDNSVGNGDC